In a single window of the Lacerta agilis isolate rLacAgi1 chromosome 15, rLacAgi1.pri, whole genome shotgun sequence genome:
- the ANKK1 gene encoding ankyrin repeat and protein kinase domain-containing protein 1 isoform X1 gives MDRHSGSLTMFTKEDFEDDWLKVASGVFGEVFCVRHKRWRTTFAVKCSSRLPQDSRRDRSSTKHLLEEAAKKEKIKFQHIVSIYGTCYSPLGIVMEYMANGSLEKILPTHQMSWQLKFRIIHETSLAVNFLHSLKPPLLHLNLKPGNILLDANMHVKISDFGLCKWMEESSLMEYIERSAQRGSLSYIPPEILLQSTSPPGTKFDVYSFGIVIWEILTQKKAYSGVKTMAVIITVATGQRPSMEPIRNDWPAECQQMVDLMKRCWDQEPQRRPSFTDVVVETDMLLSLTQCPVVDLENERFSRKMSVKPPFSRREQRKGINGSGPFQEAHNSAENEKDQSHCFPQNEVESLEALIISEEVSKSHEDTLHLMVASGNLEKVKFLLKQGADVNERIACGYTPLILAVQKRSLETIVLLIQNGADVNMADEDNWSPLHFVAQNGDDRIARLLLDHKANVDTRELDGWTPLHLASQNNFENVVRVLLSRQADPNAQENEGRTALHMAACYGHIKLVKMLASQGADLEKKQRNLRTPLHLAVEKGKFRVVQYLLKNGVEVNSLDQNHYSALHMAVVKGKYLICEKLIKYGAIVDLRTDKGWTPLHLASIEGYVDIIHLLVDNHGKVNARGSLDWTPLHLAARYSEAGAVSELLRSGADPNAAENLGWTPLHLSVQRGAFLSILNLLEHKADVNIRNKVGWTPTHLAVLKDNVAIVKTLLDAGALLELEDNAGCTPLQLAIRNEKQSIVDLLQGAESSKASPRSQEG, from the exons aagCAGCACAAAGCATCTCCTTGAAGAGGCAGCCAAGAAAGAGAAAATCAAGTTCCAGCACATTGTGTCCATCTATGGTACCTGTTACAGCCCTTTGGGGATTGTGATGGAATATATGGCCAATGGGTCCCTGGAGAAgattctccccacccaccaaatGTCTTGGCAACTCAAGTTCCGGATCATCCATGAGACGAGCTTGGCTGTGAACTTCTTGCACAGCCTCAAGCCTCCTTTGCTTCACCTGAACCTAAAGCCAGGAAACATCCTACTGGATGCCAACATGCATGTGAAG ATTTCAGATTTTGGACTCTGCAAGTGGATGGAGGAATCAAGCCTAATGGAATACATTGAGAGGTCAGCCCAGAGGGGTAGCTTGAGCTATATCCCCCCTGAGATACTTCTGCAGAGCACCAGCCCACCAGGAACTAAATTTGATGTCTACAG ctTTGGGATTGTCATCTGGGAGATTCTTACCCAGAAGAAGGCATATTCAG GGGTCAAGACAATGGCTGTCATTATCACCGTGGCAACAGGCCAGCGCCCCTCCATGGAGCCCATCCGTAATGACTGGCCAGCGGAATGCCAACAGATGGTTGACTTGATGAAGAGATGTTGGGACCAAGAGCCCCAGAGGAGGCCAAGCTTCACAG ATGTTGTGGTGGAGACGGACATGCTATTGTCCCTAACCCAATGCCCCGTGGTGGACCTGGAGAATGAGCGCTTCTCCAGGAAGATGTCGGTGAAGCCTCCTTTCTCTAGAAGAGAACAG AGAAAAGGTATAAATGGATCCGGTCCCTTTCAGGAAGCACACAACAGTG CAGAGAATGAGAAGGATCAATCCCACTGTTTCCCTCAGAATGAGGTTGAAAGCTTGGAAGCTCTGATAATTTCAGAAGAAGTTAGCAAGAGCCATGAAGACACCCTTCACCTCATGGTTGCTTCAGGAAACCTGGAGAAGGTGAAATTCCTGCTGAAGCAGGGAGCTGATGTCAACGAGAGGATAGCCTGTGGCTACACACCCCTCATCCTGGCTGTCCAAAAGAGGTCTCTGGAGACCATCGTGCTCCTTATCCAAAATGGTGCAGATGTCAACATGGCCGATGAGGACAACTGGTCACCTCTCCATTTTGTGGCTCAGAATGGAGACGACAGGATTGCACGTCTCCTACTCGATCACAAGGCCAACGTCGATACCCGAGAACTTGATGGGTGGACGCCCCTCCACTTGGCCTCTCAGAACAACTTTGAGAATGTGGTGCGGGTTCTCCTCTCACGCCAGGCTGATCCCAATGCTCAGGAGAATGAGGGACGGACTGCCTTGCACATGGCAGCCTGTTATGGGCACATCAAGCTTGTTAAAATGCTGGCCAGCCAAGGAGCagacctggaaaagaagcagagaaacCTCCGGACCCCTCTGCACCTTGCTGTGGAGAAAGGCAAATTCAGGGTGGTCCAGTACCTTCTGAAGAATGGCGTTGAAGTCAACAGTCTGGACCAGAATCACTACAGCGCTCTGCATATGGCTGTAGTGAAAGGGAAATACCTTATCTGTGAGAAGCTGATAAAATATGGAGCCATTGTGGACCTGAGGACAGATAAAGGATGGACGCCTTTGCACCTGGCTTCCATCGAAGGCTACGTGGACATTATCCACCTCCTGGTAGACAACCATGGCAAAGTGAATGCCAGAGGAAGCCTGGACTGGACTCCCCTCCACTTGGCAGCACGTTACAGTGAGGCGGGTGCAGTTTCCGAGTTGCTAAGGAGTGGAGCAGACCCCAATGCTGCTGAGAATTTGGGCTGGACTCCACTCCACCTGTCAGTACAGCGGGGGGCTTTTCTCAGCATCCTCAACCTCCTTGAGCACAAGGCAGATgtcaacatcaggaacaaggtgggTTGGACGCCCACGCACCTTGCGGTGCTCAAAGACAATGTGGCCATCGTAAAAACTTTGCTGGATGCTGGGGCACTGCTGGAGCTGGAGGACAATGCAGGGTGCACACCGCTCCAACTCGCCATCAGGAATGAAAAGCAAAGCATTGTGGATTTGTTGCAAGGCGCGGAGTCCTCAAAAGCCAGCCCAAGGAGTCAGGAGGGATGA
- the ANKK1 gene encoding ankyrin repeat and protein kinase domain-containing protein 1 isoform X2, whose protein sequence is MDRHSGSLTMFTKEDFEDDWLKVASGVFGEVFCVRHKRWRTTFAVKCSSRLPQDSRRDRSSTKHLLEEAAKKEKIKFQHIVSIYGTCYSPLGIVMEYMANGSLEKILPTHQMSWQLKFRIIHETSLAVNFLHSLKPPLLHLNLKPGNILLDANMHVKISDFGLCKWMEESSLMEYIERSAQRGSLSYIPPEILLQSTSPPGTKFDVYSFGIVIWEILTQKKAYSGVKTMAVIITVATGQRPSMEPIRNDWPAECQQMVDLMKRCWDQEPQRRPSFTDVVVETDMLLSLTQCPVVDLENERFSRKMSVKPPFSRREQRKGINGSGPFQEAHNSENEKDQSHCFPQNEVESLEALIISEEVSKSHEDTLHLMVASGNLEKVKFLLKQGADVNERIACGYTPLILAVQKRSLETIVLLIQNGADVNMADEDNWSPLHFVAQNGDDRIARLLLDHKANVDTRELDGWTPLHLASQNNFENVVRVLLSRQADPNAQENEGRTALHMAACYGHIKLVKMLASQGADLEKKQRNLRTPLHLAVEKGKFRVVQYLLKNGVEVNSLDQNHYSALHMAVVKGKYLICEKLIKYGAIVDLRTDKGWTPLHLASIEGYVDIIHLLVDNHGKVNARGSLDWTPLHLAARYSEAGAVSELLRSGADPNAAENLGWTPLHLSVQRGAFLSILNLLEHKADVNIRNKVGWTPTHLAVLKDNVAIVKTLLDAGALLELEDNAGCTPLQLAIRNEKQSIVDLLQGAESSKASPRSQEG, encoded by the exons aagCAGCACAAAGCATCTCCTTGAAGAGGCAGCCAAGAAAGAGAAAATCAAGTTCCAGCACATTGTGTCCATCTATGGTACCTGTTACAGCCCTTTGGGGATTGTGATGGAATATATGGCCAATGGGTCCCTGGAGAAgattctccccacccaccaaatGTCTTGGCAACTCAAGTTCCGGATCATCCATGAGACGAGCTTGGCTGTGAACTTCTTGCACAGCCTCAAGCCTCCTTTGCTTCACCTGAACCTAAAGCCAGGAAACATCCTACTGGATGCCAACATGCATGTGAAG ATTTCAGATTTTGGACTCTGCAAGTGGATGGAGGAATCAAGCCTAATGGAATACATTGAGAGGTCAGCCCAGAGGGGTAGCTTGAGCTATATCCCCCCTGAGATACTTCTGCAGAGCACCAGCCCACCAGGAACTAAATTTGATGTCTACAG ctTTGGGATTGTCATCTGGGAGATTCTTACCCAGAAGAAGGCATATTCAG GGGTCAAGACAATGGCTGTCATTATCACCGTGGCAACAGGCCAGCGCCCCTCCATGGAGCCCATCCGTAATGACTGGCCAGCGGAATGCCAACAGATGGTTGACTTGATGAAGAGATGTTGGGACCAAGAGCCCCAGAGGAGGCCAAGCTTCACAG ATGTTGTGGTGGAGACGGACATGCTATTGTCCCTAACCCAATGCCCCGTGGTGGACCTGGAGAATGAGCGCTTCTCCAGGAAGATGTCGGTGAAGCCTCCTTTCTCTAGAAGAGAACAG AGAAAAGGTATAAATGGATCCGGTCCCTTTCAGGAAGCACACAACAGTG AGAATGAGAAGGATCAATCCCACTGTTTCCCTCAGAATGAGGTTGAAAGCTTGGAAGCTCTGATAATTTCAGAAGAAGTTAGCAAGAGCCATGAAGACACCCTTCACCTCATGGTTGCTTCAGGAAACCTGGAGAAGGTGAAATTCCTGCTGAAGCAGGGAGCTGATGTCAACGAGAGGATAGCCTGTGGCTACACACCCCTCATCCTGGCTGTCCAAAAGAGGTCTCTGGAGACCATCGTGCTCCTTATCCAAAATGGTGCAGATGTCAACATGGCCGATGAGGACAACTGGTCACCTCTCCATTTTGTGGCTCAGAATGGAGACGACAGGATTGCACGTCTCCTACTCGATCACAAGGCCAACGTCGATACCCGAGAACTTGATGGGTGGACGCCCCTCCACTTGGCCTCTCAGAACAACTTTGAGAATGTGGTGCGGGTTCTCCTCTCACGCCAGGCTGATCCCAATGCTCAGGAGAATGAGGGACGGACTGCCTTGCACATGGCAGCCTGTTATGGGCACATCAAGCTTGTTAAAATGCTGGCCAGCCAAGGAGCagacctggaaaagaagcagagaaacCTCCGGACCCCTCTGCACCTTGCTGTGGAGAAAGGCAAATTCAGGGTGGTCCAGTACCTTCTGAAGAATGGCGTTGAAGTCAACAGTCTGGACCAGAATCACTACAGCGCTCTGCATATGGCTGTAGTGAAAGGGAAATACCTTATCTGTGAGAAGCTGATAAAATATGGAGCCATTGTGGACCTGAGGACAGATAAAGGATGGACGCCTTTGCACCTGGCTTCCATCGAAGGCTACGTGGACATTATCCACCTCCTGGTAGACAACCATGGCAAAGTGAATGCCAGAGGAAGCCTGGACTGGACTCCCCTCCACTTGGCAGCACGTTACAGTGAGGCGGGTGCAGTTTCCGAGTTGCTAAGGAGTGGAGCAGACCCCAATGCTGCTGAGAATTTGGGCTGGACTCCACTCCACCTGTCAGTACAGCGGGGGGCTTTTCTCAGCATCCTCAACCTCCTTGAGCACAAGGCAGATgtcaacatcaggaacaaggtgggTTGGACGCCCACGCACCTTGCGGTGCTCAAAGACAATGTGGCCATCGTAAAAACTTTGCTGGATGCTGGGGCACTGCTGGAGCTGGAGGACAATGCAGGGTGCACACCGCTCCAACTCGCCATCAGGAATGAAAAGCAAAGCATTGTGGATTTGTTGCAAGGCGCGGAGTCCTCAAAAGCCAGCCCAAGGAGTCAGGAGGGATGA